Genomic window (Pseudomonas sp. L5B5):
GAAGTGCTGGTGCTCGGGCGTTGTGGCAGTGCCCGGGCGAGCGGGCAATACATAGTGATAGCGCTCGCGCCAGGGGGTATTGCTGACTTCGCAGAGAATCGCCGCCAGTTGCCCGTCGGCCTCGAAGCAGTAGAAGAAACTCACCGGATTGAAGGCCAGGCCCCAGCTGCGCACCTGGGTCAGCAGGCATATTTTGCCGCTCGGTGCATGGCCGAGAGCCATGGCCACTTGCTGGCGCACCACGTCGATCAGGCGCATGCCCTGACCGGTGAAGGCCGGCAGGTAATCGCCTTGACGAAAGGCGAAGGGGGCAAAGCGGCCTGATCCGGCCAGGGGCGACAGGCCCAGTACTGCGTCCTGTTCGTCCAGGTCCAGGTACAGCAGACCGATCCGGTAGCGGAACGCGTGGCCCTTGGGGGCAAAGCGCCGGTGGCTGATCCAGCCGCTGTACAGGGCGCTGTTCACAGCTGTTCACCAAAGGCCTGGGCCACGCGCAGGGCGCTGACCACGCCGTCTTCATGGAAGCCGTTGGCCCAGTAGGCACCGCAATAGAAGCTGTGGCGGGGGCCTTGCAGTTCGCTCCAGCGTGCTTGCGCGGCCACCGCGCCGAGACTG
Coding sequences:
- a CDS encoding DUF1365 domain-containing protein, translating into MNSALYSGWISHRRFAPKGHAFRYRIGLLYLDLDEQDAVLGLSPLAGSGRFAPFAFRQGDYLPAFTGQGMRLIDVVRQQVAMALGHAPSGKICLLTQVRSWGLAFNPVSFFYCFEADGQLAAILCEVSNTPWRERYHYVLPARPGTATTPEHQHFAVAKAFHVSPFLPLELEYRMSFSPPAERLGVHMADWQGELKVFDATLNLKRQALDRRSLHQYLRRFPWMTAKTCLAIYWQALCLFAKGLRFFPHQAADGAFRTAAVQPKDRRHEIL